A window of Natrinema sp. HArc-T2 genomic DNA:
CGCGGGCTTTACACCCGAGTACGCCGAGGCCGAGAGCGGCGTCGACGCCGCCACCATCGAGAAAGTGGGTCGGAAAATCGGCATTGCTGGTTCACGGTTTGCCAGCCACATCTGGCGCTCTGCGGCGTCGGGCAACGAGGGCGGCTGGCAGGTCAGTCGGGCGCTGCACTTCCTGTCCGTGCTCACCGGCAGCGTTGGCACGAAAGGTGGCACCTCGCCCAACGCCTGGCACCAGTTCGAGCCGGAACTGCCGAAGGAACCACCGCGCCAGCAGCTGTGGGACGAACTCCAGTTGCCGCCGGAGTGGCCGTTCGCCCACTACGAGATGAGCCAGCTCCTGCCGTACTTCCTCAAGGAGGGCCGTGGCAAGCTGTCGGTGTACTTCACCCGCGTGTTCAACCCCGTCTACACCTACCCCGACGGGTTCTCCTGGATCGAGGCGCTGAGCGACGAGGACAAAGTCGGAATGCACGTCGCGCTGACGCCCACCTGGAACGAGACGGCGTACTTCGCAGATTACGTCCTGCCGATGGGCCACAGTCCCGAGCGCCACGACATCCAGAGTCAGGAAACCCACGCCGCGACGTGGGTCACCTACCGCCAGCCCGTCCAGCGGGAGTTCGCCGAGCGCGAGGGCGAAGACATCGAGCGCACCTACGAGGCCAATCCGGGCGAAGTCTGGGAGGAAGACGAGTTCTGGATGGACCTCTCTTGGCGCGTCGACGAGGACGGCGAGTTGGGTATCCGGGAGCACTTCGAGAGCCCGTATCGAGATGGCGAGACGACCGCAGCAAACGGCGGTACGGCGACACAGCGAGACGACAGCGCAGCCGAGCGAGGGGTGCCGAGCAGTGACGAGGCTGCCGACGAACCCCCGCAGATGACCGTCGACGAGTACTACCGCTACGTCTTCGAACACGAGGAGAACCTCGTCGAGGCAGCCGAAGAAGCCGGCATGGAGCCCCTCGAGTACATGAAACACCACGGGGCGTTCGAGGCCAGCGAGAACGAGTACGAACTCCACGAGGAGCCGCTCGATCCGGCGCTGCTCGAGGACGACGACGTGTTCGTCGACGAGTACGGGACCATCCACCGGGTGCTCGACGACGACGGAGACGTCTCGATCCCCGAAGGGGCGGCGCAGTCGGCCGAACTCGACGAGGGGGCCGATCATCCTGAAGGATACGATACGGTTCCACACGGAGGGGTCTCGGACCTCGAGACCCAGGTGCTCGGCGTGGTCGTGGACGGCGAACCGAAACGCGGATTCCCCTCTCCGACCGGCAAACAGCAGTTTTACTCGAAGACGCTCGCCGAGTGGGGCTGGGACGACGAGGAATACACGATTCCTCATTACCTAAAGAGTCACGTCCATCCCGAGAACATCGACTACGAGAACGGCGAGATGGTGCTCGTGCCGACGTTCCGCCTACCGACGGCGATTCACTCCCGATCGTCGAACTCCAAATGGCTCGAGGAAATCTCGCACAACAACCCGGTCTGGCTGCACCGTACGGATGCCGAGCGACTGGGCGTCGAGACGGGCGACCTTGTGCGCGTCGAGACTGAGATTGGCTACTACGTCAACGAAGTGTGGGTCACCGAGTCCATCAAGCCAGGTATCGCCGCGATGAGCCACCACATGGGCCAGTGGAAAGTCGACCGTGACGGCGACGGTGAGGCTGACGGGGACTTCGATGAGGGTGGCGATCCCTACGGAAAGGTCACGGTCGATCTGAAAGACGAGGATAGCCAGTGGGGAATGCGCCAGCAGTCAGGAATCGGGCCGTTCGAGAGCGACGATCCCGACTCTGCCAGGGTCTGGTGGACCGATGGCGGCGTTCCACAGAACCTCACACATGCACCTCATCCCGACCCCATCTCGGGGATGCACTGCTGGCACCAGAAGGTCCGGGTCCGACCGGCGAAGCCGGACGACTACTACGGAGACGTCTACGTCGATACCGATCGCGCCATGGAGATCTACCGCGAGTGGGTCGAGAAGACCCAGCCGGCTGATGGTCCGGACGGGAAGCGCCGACCGAAGTGGCTCAAACGACCGATCGCACCGCCGTCCGACCCCGGCGAGGACGATGCCTGGTATCTGGATGGCCCGATCGGTCGCGAGCAGCGATGGGAGCCGGACGAGTTCGGCCCACAGGGTGAGGACTGACCCGCGATGGACGATTCCGATGCGACTCCTCACGCTGGGCGGAATGGGACGTCGACAGCGTCAGCCGACGCCGGCCAGAGAGATGATACCGCCGCGGCCGTCCGGGAGGCTATCGCCTCGGCGGAGGTGGGAACCGAGGAACTCTATGTCGACCTCACAGCGATCGATGGCGTTAGTACCATCAGCGTTCGCGACGGCGTGGCGTCGGTCGAAATCTCGCTTCCGGTGCCGAGCCAGACACTCCGCGAGCAACTCGCCGCGGACGTGATCGCTGCTGCCGAGTCCGTCGATGACGTTGAGTCGGTTGATGTCGATTTCCAGGCCAGTGCTGCCGATCCAGGAGAACACGTCGACATGCTTCCCGACGTCAAAAACGTCGTCGCCGTCGCGTCGGGCAAGGGTGGCGTCGGCAAGAGCACTGTCGCGACGAACCTCGCGGCCGCGCTGGCGGATACGGGCGCGACTGTCGGCCTTCTCGATGCCGACGTGTACGGGCCGAACGCGCCGACGCTGCTCGGCCTCGACGAGCGACAACCCAACGCCACGAGCGACGACGAGATGGTCCCGCGCGAGGCCTACGGCGTCCGGACGATGAGCATGGAGTTCATCACCGGCGAGGACGACCCAATCATCTGGCGCGGCCCGCTGGTCGACGAGTTCATCAAGCAGCTATTCGGCGATGTCCGGTGGGGTAAACTGGACTACTTGATCGTCGACTTGCCACCGGGTACCGGGGACGCACACCTTTCGCTGGTGCAGCACTTCCCCGTCGCCGGCGCCGTTATCGTGACTACGCCACAGGAAGTCGCGGTCGACGACGCCGCCCGTGGCCTCGTCGGCTTCGCACGTCACGACACCCCGGTGTTAGGAATCGTCGAGAACATGGCCGGATTCGAGTGTCCGGATTGCGAGTCGCTTCACGATATCTTCGGCACCGGCGGTGCCGACGACCTGGCCGACCAGTTCGACGTTCCCGTTCTGGGTCGCGTCCCACTCGAGCCAGCCGTCGGGTCGATGGACGACGATGGCGATTCGGGACGACCGCCCGGTATCGATGTGCCTCTCGTCGGTCGCCTCGAGTTACCCCGCACTCAGGAGGAGCGAACACAAGGTAACAGAGCGCCCCCACTTGCCTGCAGGACCGACGGCGGTGCCACTCGCGAGCAGCTCCGAATTGCCGCGACCCGAATCGCGGCGCGGCTGAACGAGGCTGCTGTGACGTTCCGCGAGTGAGCGTTCGAGCGACCGGATTTCTCGTTTCTATAGAAAAAGCAGGCCGAGTATCTCGGGACGTACCCCCGAGGCGGTTCACGTTTCGGGACGAACGATCGTTACTGAAACTGGAGACCGCTTTGCCACCTCCTCAGCAACGCTTCCCAGCAGTATCCGACCGACGCCCGTCCGTCCGCGACTCCCGATAACGATATGATCGGCACCGAGGTCATCAACGGCACCGATAATCGCTCGCGCTGGTGATCCGTGTGCGAGTCTCGTTTCGACTGCGACTCCGTGTTCGGCTGCGAGACTTTCGTATTCCTTGAGTAGTTCTTCCGCCTCCGCTTCTCGTTGCTCCATCACAGAAGATAGAACGCGGCGATTCCGACCGCTCCCCCGCCGAAAATGAGGTATACTGCGTCGACTCCGCGGAGAAACAGGGCGAACGTGAGTCCCGCTACACTGACAGTCAGGAGATCAACGAAGGAATCGCGGGCGAGCGTCACTATCGCTCCCAAAATCGCACCGACCACTGCAGCATTGACACCCATCAGCGCCGTCTGGATGACGTCGTTCTCTCGGACCTGTGCGAAGCTGGGGAAGAAACCCAGAATAAACACGAACGAGGGCCCGAACGCGCCAATCGTTGCCACGAGTGCACCGAGGACAGCGACCCCAACTGAGCCATCCGAGATGTCGAGCAAGAGCTTGTAGCCGATGAATGCCGTCGTCATCACGACGGGACCGGGCGAGAGTTGCCCGATAGCGACGCCGTCGACGAACTCACGACCGGTCATCCAGGCGAATTCGTTGACGACGTACTTTTCGATAAACGGAATGAGAACCAGCCCTCCCCCATAAATGAACGATCCCGTGTAGAGCATAAACAGGAAGAGTTTCACCCCTTCGTTCGTCCAGAGGACCGTTAAAAGGCCCCAAATCGGGGAGGATTCCACAGCGGTGCGGACTCGAGGTCGAAGAACCGCGAGGATGCGATCACGTCGGAGAAACAGGAGTGTGGCGACGACACCGACGAGACCCCATACTCCTACCTGTCGAATGTTGTGCCGAATCCACGTCGACCGATAGAGGAAAACGGTGACGAGCCCTGCTGCGATAAACGAGAGCACGGGATTCGGATTCGCTACGACGGTCACGACGATCGTCGCGCTCAGGAGGGCACCGAGGAGGTAATCGACCGACCACGTTTCGGAGCCGATATGGAACTCGAGATCCGTGCGACCTTCTGCGAGTGCGGAGTTGCCCATCGACCATGCCGCACCGGCAATGAGGCCAATGACGACGGGATTGATCCCGTAGAAGAACGCTTCAACGGAGGGAACGGCCTGATACGCGAAATAGAGCCACGAGAAGACGACCACGATGATGAACGTCGGCAGCATGAACGCACCGCCGGCAACGAGCGCGCCGAGCGTCCCGCCGCGAACCCATCCCATGAAGATGCCGAGTTGTGTCGAGGCTGGGCCCGGCAGTGTGTTGCAGATCGCGAGTCCTTCCATGAACGTCTGCTGGTCAGTCCAGCCGTCCTCCCCGCTGAGGTCGTCTTCCATCATCGCGATGTGGACGAGCGGGCCGCCGAATCCGACGATCCCGATATAGATGAAATACGTCGCTATCTCGATGAGTCGCTCAGCAGTCGGCTCTCCGCTGTAGGACTCTGTGGGGCCGTCTGAACCGGCGTCACTCATCTATAGTGACCCTGCTATCATCCGTACGATATTGAATATACGCCACCACGATGGGCCGTCCGTCGCGTTCGGTGAGAGCTCTATGCTGCTGCACAACGGAGCTTCCGACGAATGGTCAACGCCTTCTGGCTCGATCGCGACCTCGAGCGAACCGTAACGTGGCTCGTCGACCGGCACGTAACCAGCAGCGTCTTCGAGTGTTCGATGGTGCTGACGACTGCGGTCCAGTTGAACGGTTATCCGAAATCGGACACGCTATCCTTTACCCATCCCGACCACCCGCTGACTCGTTGGGCGGCGCGCTCGATCGCGAACTGGCAGTATCTGTGCGATTATACGGAAGCAGTCCACGAGGAGTGGCGCTACCGGTGGGATCACGGGCCGACGGAGCGCCACGGCTCGTGGGAGACCGTTCGATCGCTGGACGACGCGACCGTCCGTGGCCTCGAGTGGCCGACCGAGGGGCGAACGGACCCGCCGCAACTGACCGGGCGATGGACGGCTGACGACTACGTCGACGCCTACCGATACTACTACGCGAACGAGAAGCGCCACCTGTTCGAGTGGTCGAAGGATCGGTCGATGCCGCCCTGGGTCGACGCGTACACGGTCGATCCGCGTTGACGGCTACAGTAGCCACTGAAAGTCAATGTACACCAGATCGAACGAGGGCTATGCGATCGGTGTGTAAATCGTTTCAGTTGTTACTATAGCAGTAGATAGTAGCGCGATTTATTAATTCAGAATTCTATTTAAAAAGAATCTGGAAGTTCGGTCACTACACGTGCTTATTGAACGGCAGGCGGTAAACAAGCATCCGCGAGCGAAGCGAGCGGTTCGCCGCCGGAGCGGGTTTTCACCTCGCGACGGCGGTCTTTTGACATCAACGGGTTTTGCCGGGGTTCGACCGAGTGAGCAACGCGAACGAGGGAGGACCCCGGTAAAAGAGGTTGCTGTACTCACCGCTAGTTTCACGACACACTTTGAGTAAAGAAACCGCATTACCAACTACTGATAGGGGAGTGATACAGACGTCTCAATATCTCTCCTAGGAAGGTACTTGATCGAGTCGCCCGCTGTGATGAATATGGCTTGGACGTTCTGGCGACACCCACACTCCGATGAGCGAGCGGACGCGGACGCAGATTCAGTCAGTACCACTGCCGATCCTGATTTTGCCATCTTAGCCGATTGGCGACGGGCGTGTATTCTCACCTATCTCGTCAATACGGACGACCTCGAGATTGATCGATCACAGTTGGTCGAGGTGGTGTTCGAATCCGAAGTGCAGGATCCGAACCGACCGACCCAACCGGACAGAGACGCGATCGATATCGACCTCCATCACCGGCAGTTGCCACGGCTCGAACAGGCAGGACTCATCACCTACGACTGGCGTCACGGCACGGTCCAGTACGATGGATCGCCGCTGATCGAACAGGGACTCGAACGCGTCTTCGCGGGCTCACCAGTTGTGCCACAGTTATGACGCCTCGACCCGAGGCTGTTGACCACCGCTTCGAAAAGCGGGTCTGTGATGCGTTCTACCGAATTGAATCGTAGTCCGCAGTCTCCTGTCGTCGCCCCACGATTCGTCTGATCCGACACAGCCCGGCGATCGGGTCCCTCGGTTTAGGGGGTCTCCTCGGCGGCGACCGGAAGCTCCACCACGAAGATGCTCCCGTCCGGATCGTTGTCTTCGACCCAGATGCGCCCGTCGTAGCGAGTGACGAGCGTCTTCACTAGATGCAGCCCGAGCCCGGTTCCGTTGCTTTCGAGCCCTTTCTCTCCTTCATCGAAGATCCGATCTTTGTGTGTCTCCGGGATTCCGGGACCGTTGTCCGCGATCCGAACTCTGACCTTCGTCTCCGCTCGCGTTGCCGTGACGGTGACGGTCGGGATCTCCTTGTCGTTGTGCTTGATCGCGTTTTTGAGTAGATTTCTGAACAGCGACTGTACCATGTCGTCGGCGAGTACCTCGATATCTGGGATCGTGCCGTCGATGTAGACGACTGCCCGTTCGTGGCTCGAGCGGACGGCGTTGACTTCCGATTCGAGAACGGACTGAAGGCCAACGGGGAAGCGGTCGGCATCCGACTGCAGCATCGCTTGCGTGATGTCTCTCGCTGTTTCGGTGATCTCGACGGCATCGCGAGCCGCCGTGAGAACCTGCTCGACGTACGCGTTCCCATCCGCGTCGACGTATGCCGTGAGCGTATCCGCGTATGCGAGCACGAGCTGGAGGTCGTTGCGGATGTCGTGGCGCACGATCTGATTGAGCATCTCGAGGTTGTCCCGCTGGGTCTCGAGTTGCTGTTCGTACTCGACACGGGCCGTGATGTCGATGTTGCTCTCTGCCAGCCGGACGAGGGATCCATCGTCGTCATAGATCGGGTTCGCGTGGACCTGAAAGATCCGTTCGTCTCCCTCGTCGTCGCGGTGGACGTGCTCGACTGTGACCGGCTCGTCTGTGTTCTTGATCTCGGCGATCGGACACGGGATCGGGTCCTCACCCTCATCACAGGGCTGGGTCCGTCCGTGAGTAAGCTCGTAACAGGTGTCACCCGTTTCGACGGTCGCATGTGAGTTCGCGTATTCGATCGTGTATTCCTCGACGTTAAGGACGTAGAACGGATACGGGAGGCTCTCGATGACCGTGGTGAGAAAGTCACGTTCCGCCGCGAGCTCTCGTTCGCGCTCGATGCGCTCGGTGATGTCACGACCGAGTGCGAGATACTGCGGCTCGTCACCGATCTCGATTTTGTTGAGCCAGACTTCGACCGGGAACGTCGACCCGTCCTTTCGCTCGTGTTTCCCCTCGACTTTTACTGTCTCGCCGATGTCCATCGACGCCCAGAGCTCGCGTGCGCCCTCGCGGTCCAGTCCGATCTCGTAGTCGGTGACGTTCATCGAGGTGAGCTCTGTGCGTGCGTAGCCGAGACTCTCCACGTTTTGCTCGTTGGTGGCGATGATCTCTCCGTCCGCATCGTGGACGGCGATCGCATCCGGCGACTGGTCGAACAACGCTTGCAGTCGGTTTCTGCTCTCTTCGAGTGCCTGCTCGCGGTCTTTAAGCGTCGTGATCTCTCGCCCCGAGCCGACGATCCGCTCGACGCGTCCGTCGACGATGAGTGGCGTCAGCTTGGTTTGCCAGACCGTCGTCTCGCCGTCCAGTTCGAGCGTTTCCTCGTAGACGATCGGTTCCCGACACTCGAGACACTCGCGATACTTCGCTGCGAGCTCGGCTCCGAGGTCGTCCCCGAAGGCTTCGACCGGCGTCTTCCCACGGATGTCGTCGGTCGACTTGCCCGTAAACTCGGTTTCGCGCTCGTTGAACCGCTGAAACCGAATCGTCCCGTCTTCGTCGACATCGAGCAGGAATAGGGCGTCCTGTACGTGCTCGAAAACCGTCTCGTACTCGCGCTGGAGCGACTGAAGTTTGCATTCTCGGTTCGTTTCCTCGGAGACTGCCTGTGACGCGCTGACGATCGTGGTGAGTGTGCCGTCCTCGACGACCGGCGTGAGTGTCGTCTGCCACTCGACAGTTCCGGGAGGGAACTCGAGCGTTTCCTCGTAGTCGATGGGCTCACGTCGAGAAACGCAATCGTGAAACCGGCTGGCTGCCGCAGTGCCGTCCGATTCGCCGAGAAGGTCACGGAGTGATCGGCCACGGCACGCGGTCGCTGTGATCCCGGTCTGTTCTTCGTGGGTGTGGTTGTTTCGCTGGAATCGGAAGGTCGGTTCCGAACCGTCACGTTCGACCGTGAAAACGGCAATCGCGTCTTCGACGGCGGTGAAAATAGCCTCGGTTATCGAGGCTGGCTGCGATTGGCTCGCCGACAACGCGCGGTCGCTCTCGTCAGATCCAGCCACACGACCGTCCGGTCGATTCTGATCGGCCATACACATTCACGGCCTGTTTCATCAATAAGAGTGACTATACTGTGAACACTCGGCTGGGCTGTCTGACCGTGCCGTGCCGTGATTATGCTTGCGTTGCTACACAATCATTTTGGTCATCAGCTAAAAAAGAACGGGTATGAATACGTCGGTGTCTGTCTTGCACGTCGGTGATCACCTTCCTCTCGAGGTGCTGTCTGTACCAGCCGACGGACACGAGATCGCGGTCTTTACAGTCGAGACAGTTTCCCGGCTGTGCGACGGTCTTGAACGGTTCGCCGCTGGTGCGTTCGACTGCGTCGTGACCGAACGCCGACTGCCGGATGGCTCAGGTATTGACGCGATTAAAGCGGTTCGCAACTCCGATCCGTCGGTTCCGATCTTTCTGTGTCCTACCGACCACTCGAGTGAGTGCGTCCGCGAGGCGGTCGACGCCGGCGTGACCGAGTACTTGCCGTGCGAACCCGACCAAGACGCGTATCCGCTCTTGGCGACACAGATTCTCGATGCAGTCTCCCAGGAGCTGGCGACAGAGCGGGCAGCGAAACTCGAGCGGATCAACACCGTCATCCGTGATCTCAATCAGGCACTCGTTCACGCATCGACCCGGTCCGAGATCGAGCGCCGCGTCTGCGAGATCATCAGCCAGTCCGAGTCCTACCTGTTCGCCTGGATCGGCGAGCACAACTCCGAATCAAACACAGTGACGGGACGGGCCGCAGCCGGTGTCGAAGCGGGCTATCTCGAGCAGATCAGTATCACGACGGATGAGAAACCAACCGCACAGGGTCCAACCGGCAAAGCCGTTCGTACCCGTGAAATACAGGTCATGCAAAACGTGCCGGACGATCCGGCCTACGAACCCTGGCGCGAGCAGGCGCTCGACCGCGGCTACCGCTCGAGTGCTTCGGTCCCGCTCGTCTACGACGACGCGCTCTATGGCGTTTTGAACGTCTACGCGGATCGGGTGGGTGCGTTCAAACCGAACGAACGAGAACTGCTCTCCGAACTCGGAGAGACGATCGCATACGCCCTTGACGACGTGCAAATGCGCGAGGAGTTGCGCCGCCGCCAACGTGCCATCGAACAGGCTGGCGACGCCATCTTCGTTACCGACGTCGACGGAACCATCGAGTACGTCAATCCCGCATTCGAGACGATCACCGGGTATACGTCTGCGGAAGCCATCGGTCGGAAGCCGAACATTCTCCGGTCCGAGGACACCGACGACGACTATTACGAGCGGCTGTGGGCGACGATCCTCGACGGGGAGACGTGGGACGAATCGATCGTCAACGAGATGAAAGCCGGCGAGCGCTATCATGCCGAACAGACGATCGCACCCATCGTCGACGGGACGGGCGATATCGAGGGGTTCGTCGCTATCCAGCGCGATATCACCGAGCGGAAACAGCGCGAACACGATCTTGAGCGGAGTCAATCACGACTTCGTGTACTATTCGATCAAGCACCGGACGGCATCGTCGTCCACGACGTGGATGGTGCCGTACTCGACGTCAACGAGGCGCTCGTCGAGATGCTCGGCTACACCAGAGACGAGTTGTGCTCCATGAACATCGCCGATATCGAATGCGGTATCGATGAAGCGACACTGCGAGACAAATGGGGATCGATGGATCCCGGAGCGATGCATAAAGTCGAGGTCGATGGCCGACACCGGCGAGCGGACGGTTCGACCTATCCGGTCGAAGTCTGGATAAGTCGGATCATGACCGATGAACCACGCGATCGGTTCGTCGCCTTCATTCGCGATATCACGTACCGCAAGCACCGGATTCGACAGCTTCGGGTCCTCGATCGCGTGCTCAGACACAACCTCAACAACGAGATGGCAATCATTCGTGGCTATGCTGAGACGATCACGGACGCCACTCCCGGAGACGCAGCCGCGTACGCACGCGAAATCGTCGCGAGCTGTGATCGCCTGCTCGAGACGGTCTCGAAGGAACGGGAGATCGTTCAGATCGTTTCGAGCCCGCCCCATCGCACCGAGATTGAACTCGTCGAAACGATCAGAGAGTGTGCCGAACGAATTCGATCCCAGTATTCGAACGGACGGATCGAGATTCGTGCATCGGCCCCCGTTTTCGTCGACGCAATGATAGACATCGAGCGAGCGATCGAGGAACTGCTGGAGAACGCGCTCGTTCACAACGATCGGTCGCCGTCCGAGATCCGTGTCGAGGTCACACGCAACGACGATGGAACTGTCTCGGTCCGTATCTCGGATACCGGACCACGCATTCCCTCGGAAGATGCCCGTATCCTGACTGGTGAAGAACAGATCGATCCGCTCTCTCACGGGAGCGGCCTGGGGTTGTGGCTGGTCTATTGGATTATCGAACACTCCAACGGCGACATTCAGGTCCGGTCAAACAGCCCGCGCGGAAACACGATCGAGATCACGCTCGATGCGCTCTCGTGAGCGATCGCTCTCGGTCACGGCTGGCGTTCACAGCGACCGCGCACTTTGACGACCGCTGATCGTCGCTGGCTCGAGGACGTACCAGTCGAACGAAATCGACGCGGTGTCTTGACTGAAGACGTCGACCGATGCGAGGTCGCTTTCGGCGAACACCTCGAGCACGTCTCGCTGTCGAACCTCGTCGCGGGAGAGTGGAGACAGCGAGCCATCGACGATGACGCTGCGCCACTGGTCCGGCCGTGCATACCGCGAGACGACGAACGAAACCGCGGCTGAGCGTTCCAGTCGAGCCTGTTTTTCGCTGCCATCGAACGCTGCCAGATGCATGTATAACACCCCTTCATCGGCGTCGTATCCGTACGACATCGGAATCGCGTACGGTGACCCCCCATCGAAGGCGAGCACACCGTAGCCCTCCGATCCGAGGAAGCTATCGATCTCGTCGTCCGACATCGTCGTGGGAGTGACCGTCTCTGCGCTCCCGTCGGACTCCTTGCCTCCTTCTTCGAGCGCGTTGGCGGTCGTCGCTGCCGTCTGCCCGGTCTCCGTCGGTGACTCGTCGTCCGTGATGGACTCGAGCGGTGAGTCCTGTGGTTCGACGACGTGATCGAACAACGATTCGAACAGACGGCGTGTCTGTTCGTCGGCTGCCGCTGGATGGAAATGGACGTGGACGTCGGCCCCCGCGCCCTGCAGGGTCGCGAGGATAGTATTCAGAAAGCGGTAGATCAGGTCCGTATCGTGATACGGTAAGAGCGACTCGATGTCGCGGAGGCAGATCTTCACCGACCCCTCGATTTCGTCCCACCGTTCGATGAGACGGGAGAACACGATCGAGATCCCGGTCAAATCCTGCGGATCTACCTGAAATCCGTACAGCGGCGTCTGTTCACCGACGACTGTCCTCGTCGAACCCCCGTCGGACTGCGGTGTCGTGATGATGACGGCCGCCTCCGAGGGATCGTTGATTCGCTCTAACTGGATGTCGAGCGCATCCCGAAGCGATTCGAACGACTGTGAGGACGTCAACTGGACGACGCGGTACTCGCCTTCGGCCGCGTCGTCGAACACCTCGGTACAAAACGCCTCGTCGGACTCGAGCGTACCTGACTCGAGATACAGGGTCGGGCCCCGCGTCCGGTCACTCTCTCCATCACTGTTGATCCCCATTTATCTATGAAATCAGATATCACACAGTTATACGTTTCGACCATCGTGATCAAGTGACCGTGCAGCCACGAGCGAGTGTCGCTTGATACGGACTATCGTAACAACTGATACGGTCTGCTGTAACGGTGTACCGGCGCACGCAGAACGGGCGGCGGGTGCGCCGGACATGACTGACAGTAGTCCGTATGAAACGAGTGACACACCGATCGCATCGTCCGCGCTGCTCGCCCACGTCGTCGTTCCGACCCGCGCTCCCGTCGTGCGATCGGACGTGCAGTGACGGTCAGTGACTACTATCGGTGTCGGAACGGTCCTCGACCGACTGCCTGTCGTGTGCCTCTTCGACGCGCGTGGCGTGTTTCTCGAGGTCTGCCGCGATCGTCCGCGCTTGCTCGGGTGTCAACTCGAGTATCTCCGTATGCGCGGGCAGGTGGGTTTCAGTCATGTTGTCCAGTTCGAACTGCAATCGAACGCAGTCGGGGTCGTCCCTCTCTGCCGTTGCGTTCACGACGGCCAGCGATTCCGTCTCGAAGTCGTGACCTGTCACGACGGCGTCAACGAGATCGAGGGTCGTGTACGCGTTGACCTTCATCAATCGGTCTGCCATGTTAGTCGTCCGATGGAATCGGTGTACCGTCGGCGCGTGCAGGTGCGGGGCTCGCCTCGAGGTCATCGTCTTCGGCGTAGGGATACCAGGTGCGCTTCGTGTTGTGCATGTACGGATCGTCGTAGTCCGTTTCTTCTGGCTCGATGAGGTCGGCGAGTTCGTCGTCGTCTCGCTCGAGGACGAACTCCCGGAAGCTCTCCTCGCCGTCGCGGGCGGCCGCGAAGTTCTCGAGTAAGTTCGCGATCGCGCCGGGGACTTCGTCCGCAGGGATGCGTTCGGCGACCCAGGACGCGAACTGCGGATCCTCGCCGAGTCCGCCGCCGAGCCCGATATCGAGGGCCTCGACCGGCTCGCCGTCCTTGCGGGTTTTCATTCCTCGCAGGGAGACGTCGGCGATCTGGGGCTGGGCACACGAGGCGGTACAGCCCGACAGGTGGATGTGGAAGTCCTCAACGCCGTCGGGTAGGTCGACGTTCTCCTTGAGCCAGC
This region includes:
- a CDS encoding molybdopterin-dependent oxidoreductase; its protein translation is MGHEFDPSRIEKLAERLGVISNRTENTKKQRQRRGVDGIDRIAPEGKLGSYPDPEQWQDWVEYESEGLPKEYSVVPTACFNCEAGCGLLTYIDKETGDIRKIEGNPEHPGSRGRNCAKGPATINQIKDPQRIRYPLKRDGPRGSGEWTRVSWDDALEDIASEMRETITDGRENEITYHVGRPGHEGYMDRVINAWGLDGHNSHTNICSAGARAGYAFWHKYDRPSADFANAEFILLLSAHLESGHYFNPHAQRIIEGVMEGGQLAVLDPRLSNTAAMSDYWLPTQPGSEAAVLLAMANVILEEGLYDEEFLSNWVNWQQFLDEEHPGRERTFETYLDVLRDTYAGFTPEYAEAESGVDAATIEKVGRKIGIAGSRFASHIWRSAASGNEGGWQVSRALHFLSVLTGSVGTKGGTSPNAWHQFEPELPKEPPRQQLWDELQLPPEWPFAHYEMSQLLPYFLKEGRGKLSVYFTRVFNPVYTYPDGFSWIEALSDEDKVGMHVALTPTWNETAYFADYVLPMGHSPERHDIQSQETHAATWVTYRQPVQREFAEREGEDIERTYEANPGEVWEEDEFWMDLSWRVDEDGELGIREHFESPYRDGETTAANGGTATQRDDSAAERGVPSSDEAADEPPQMTVDEYYRYVFEHEENLVEAAEEAGMEPLEYMKHHGAFEASENEYELHEEPLDPALLEDDDVFVDEYGTIHRVLDDDGDVSIPEGAAQSAELDEGADHPEGYDTVPHGGVSDLETQVLGVVVDGEPKRGFPSPTGKQQFYSKTLAEWGWDDEEYTIPHYLKSHVHPENIDYENGEMVLVPTFRLPTAIHSRSSNSKWLEEISHNNPVWLHRTDAERLGVETGDLVRVETEIGYYVNEVWVTESIKPGIAAMSHHMGQWKVDRDGDGEADGDFDEGGDPYGKVTVDLKDEDSQWGMRQQSGIGPFESDDPDSARVWWTDGGVPQNLTHAPHPDPISGMHCWHQKVRVRPAKPDDYYGDVYVDTDRAMEIYREWVEKTQPADGPDGKRRPKWLKRPIAPPSDPGEDDAWYLDGPIGREQRWEPDEFGPQGED
- a CDS encoding Mrp/NBP35 family ATP-binding protein; protein product: MDDSDATPHAGRNGTSTASADAGQRDDTAAAVREAIASAEVGTEELYVDLTAIDGVSTISVRDGVASVEISLPVPSQTLREQLAADVIAAAESVDDVESVDVDFQASAADPGEHVDMLPDVKNVVAVASGKGGVGKSTVATNLAAALADTGATVGLLDADVYGPNAPTLLGLDERQPNATSDDEMVPREAYGVRTMSMEFITGEDDPIIWRGPLVDEFIKQLFGDVRWGKLDYLIVDLPPGTGDAHLSLVQHFPVAGAVIVTTPQEVAVDDAARGLVGFARHDTPVLGIVENMAGFECPDCESLHDIFGTGGADDLADQFDVPVLGRVPLEPAVGSMDDDGDSGRPPGIDVPLVGRLELPRTQEERTQGNRAPPLACRTDGGATREQLRIAATRIAARLNEAAVTFRE
- a CDS encoding universal stress protein, with the translated sequence MEQREAEAEELLKEYESLAAEHGVAVETRLAHGSPARAIIGAVDDLGADHIVIGSRGRTGVGRILLGSVAEEVAKRSPVSVTIVRPET
- the chrA gene encoding chromate efflux transporter encodes the protein MSDAGSDGPTESYSGEPTAERLIEIATYFIYIGIVGFGGPLVHIAMMEDDLSGEDGWTDQQTFMEGLAICNTLPGPASTQLGIFMGWVRGGTLGALVAGGAFMLPTFIIVVVFSWLYFAYQAVPSVEAFFYGINPVVIGLIAGAAWSMGNSALAEGRTDLEFHIGSETWSVDYLLGALLSATIVVTVVANPNPVLSFIAAGLVTVFLYRSTWIRHNIRQVGVWGLVGVVATLLFLRRDRILAVLRPRVRTAVESSPIWGLLTVLWTNEGVKLFLFMLYTGSFIYGGGLVLIPFIEKYVVNEFAWMTGREFVDGVAIGQLSPGPVVMTTAFIGYKLLLDISDGSVGVAVLGALVATIGAFGPSFVFILGFFPSFAQVRENDVIQTALMGVNAAVVGAILGAIVTLARDSFVDLLTVSVAGLTFALFLRGVDAVYLIFGGGAVGIAAFYLL